Genomic segment of Calditrichota bacterium:
GAGAATTTGCGCGCGCTTTGCTGTTTTCAAGAATGGGAACGGCCTCGACGAGCCTTTGCATCAGGAGTTGCGCAAGGCGGTCTGCGTTGCCTTTGTGACCGCGCAGTGTACCGTAGCTTTGGCTGCGGACGACGTCAACTTGCGCGGCGATAATGTGCGGCGGAATGTGATAGTGAGTCAGGAGTTCGACGAAGATTCGGAGCGAGGTTTCGAACTCTTCGGGCACGACGAGTTTCGCGCCAAGCCGTTCAAGCTGCTCGACTTCGGCGACGTAGCGTGTGCGAACGATTAAGTGCATGTCTGGATTCAGCCGCTGAATCGTAACGACGGCGCGGCGCGTGGCGGCAGGATCTGAGATGGCAATGACGGCGCTGTCAAAATCGCAAAGACCCAAGTGTCTCAAGAAATCGGCATGTGTGACGTCGCCGTAATGGATGATCTCTCCTTCTTTGCGGGCTTCACGCACGGTTTTAGGATTGAACTCAAGGACTTCGTGGTAGATGCCGGATTCGCGCAAGACTTTGGCGACGTTGTGTCCGTTCAAGCCAAAACCGACAATCAGCACGGCCGGAGAGGGACGCGCCTCGGGTTTCTCGACGACGATTTCTTCTCCGAGATCTCCGATACGTTTGCCCGCGTGGTAGGCGACGGTGGGAGCAAGCTGCATGACGAGCGGAGTGACGGCGAGGGTTAAGCTCGAGGCGGCGATCAAATACTGGAATTCGATTTCGGTCAGCAAGTGTCCGGCGACGGCGGCGCTGAGAAGCAAGAAAGAGAACTCTCCGATTTGCGCGAGATAAAATCCGCCTTGCACACGTCCGCGAAAAGAAAGTCCGAGCAACCGGCTGGCACCGATGACGATCAGGGCTTTGACGAGCAGCACGGCAATTGCGACGGCGAGGACGGTGTCGATATGCATGACGACGAAACGCAAGTCGAGCAACATGCCGATGGAGACGAAGAACAGCGACGAGAAGAGCGAGCTGAAGACTTGGAATTGCGAGTAGATGTGCGCACTGAATTCGTTTTCGGAAAGGATGACTCCCGCGGCGAAAGCACCGAGCGCGATGGAAAGTCCGGCGGCAGAACTTAGTGCGCCGATGACGAGCATCACGAGAATGGCAAAGAGCAAAATTGCTTCAGGCATTTGGATGCGCACGAGCCAGCGCATCATCATCGGCAGAATCCAACGGCCCAAAAGATACAAGGACAGGAGCCAACCGAGCATCAGTGCGGCGCGCATTCCGATTTCGGAGGCCGTGACAACTCCAGAAGCCATCACGCCGACGGTCATCATCATCGGGACGATGGCGAGGTCTTGGACGACGCAGATTGTGACGACCATTTGACCGAGCGGCGAGTTGAGTTCGCCTTTGTCGGTCAGACCTTTCAAGACGAGCGCGGACGAGGAAACGGCGACGACGAATCCC
This window contains:
- a CDS encoding cation:proton antiporter translates to MSHEIPMFYDLAIILACSLPVLFFSRRIGLPPIAGFVLTGIIIGPSGLGFIENLDHVESSAEVGVILLLFIVGLELSLSSLKSTPWKVYLAAILQVTGTSVIVAGLALSLGLSLSTSVIAGFVVAVSSSALVLKGLTDKGELNSPLGQMVVTICVVQDLAIVPMMMTVGVMASGVVTASEIGMRAALMLGWLLSLYLLGRWILPMMMRWLVRIQMPEAILLFAILVMLVIGALSSAAGLSIALGAFAAGVILSENEFSAHIYSQFQVFSSLFSSLFFVSIGMLLDLRFVVMHIDTVLAVAIAVLLVKALIVIGASRLLGLSFRGRVQGGFYLAQIGEFSFLLLSAAVAGHLLTEIEFQYLIAASSLTLAVTPLVMQLAPTVAYHAGKRIGDLGEEIVVEKPEARPSPAVLIVGFGLNGHNVAKVLRESGIYHEVLEFNPKTVREARKEGEIIHYGDVTHADFLRHLGLCDFDSAVIAISDPAATRRAVVTIQRLNPDMHLIVRTRYVAEVEQLERLGAKLVVPEEFETSLRIFVELLTHYHIPPHIIAAQVDVVRSQSYGTLRGHKGNADRLAQLLMQRLVEAVPILENSKARANSLRALGFSNDSGCQVVALLRNGCIVSNAFLDTELEPNDLVVLYGDHASLDRGVFILSELT